The proteins below come from a single Juglans regia cultivar Chandler chromosome 12, Walnut 2.0, whole genome shotgun sequence genomic window:
- the LOC109019529 gene encoding protein FAR1-RELATED SEQUENCE 5-like, producing MVFDINEYLEGTTVVEDDDEVRVEAPRSGMEFDSMKDLTSYYKQYAKQESFGVWTQRTRKDDEGRPVYVTVGCARGRKYNPTNNNISKPRPTTRTDCKVRVNATLSKNDKWVFTIVENGHNHITVSPKKTRFLRSHKHLDEYSQMILDLNDRAGIRMKKNFYSLVVDGGGGFENLQFQEKDCRNFIDKARHLRLGKGGGESLNQYFQRMRDRNDGFISNMDLDDEGRLQNVFWADARSRAAYEYFGDVVTFDTTYLTNRYGMPFAPFVGVNHHGQSILLGAGLLSNEDTETFVWLFRMWLDCMNVRGPKAMITDQDRAMKGAIAIVFPETRHRYCLWHIMRKLPEKLGSHAQFNAGLKTDLQTALYDSHTSGEFEESWGQVIAKYDLHGNKWLQSLYEEMSFWVPAYLKSVFWAGMSTTQRSESMNAFFDGYVHSGTTLKEFVDQFDNALRKKVELETMTDFNSNNQTIPCVSYFNIEKQFQRLYTNAKFKEVQKELLGLMRCNCSSVSTEGCILKYQVLDEISTDDHIKTLDFCVYYNEEKVEVKCTCALFQMRGILCRHALRVCQLKKINVLPDVYVLDRWRKDLKRTYTLVRSSYDDQRDRADARNYERVLKRCSKLATKISSDNEKISAFLRVVDEFETKCEGSTLESAYEQMKAKANVVLDKGKKILSPNVVQGKGRPPIKRKVPPVEKLATKRKKPI from the coding sequence ATGGTCTTCGACATAAATGAATATTTAGAGGGTACCACTGTTGTCGAGGATGATGATGAGGTACGAGTTGAAGCACCAAGATCTGGGATGGAATTTGACAGTATGAAAGATCTTACATCCTACTATAAGCAGTATGCGAAGCAAGAGAGTTTTGGTGTATGGACACAAAGGACTAGGAAAGATGATGAAGGGAGGCCTGTGTACGTGACTGTTGGTTGTGCCCGTGGCAGAAAGTACAATCCTACGAACAATAATATCTCGAAGCCACGACCAACAACTAGAACGGATTGTAAAGTGAGAGTAAATGCGACACTGAGCAAGAATGATAAATGGGTTTTCACCATTGTTGAAAATGGGCACAACCACATAACTGTGAGCCCCAAGAAGACAAGATTCTTGCGATCTCACAAACATCTAGATGAATACAGTCAAATGATCCTTGACCTAAATGATCGAGCTGGTATAcgaatgaaaaagaatttttattctCTTGTCGTTgatgggggggggggttttGAGAATCTTCAGTTTCAAGAGAAAGATTGTCGGAATTTCATTGATAAGGCTCGACATTTAAGGTTGGGTAAAGGTGGTGGCGAATCACTTAATCAGTATTTCCAAAGAATGAGAGATCGGAATGATGGGTTCATTTCTAACATGGACTTGGATGATGAGGGAAGGTTACAGAATGTATTTTGGGCTGATGCTCGGAGTCGAGCGGCGTATGAGTATTTCGGAGACGTAGTAACATTTGATACTACGTACCTAACAAATAGGTACGGGATGCCTTTTGCGCCATTCGTTGGTGTTAATCATCATGGTCAGTCCATATTATTAGGAGCGGGATTGCTTTCAAACGAGGACACTGAAACTTTTGTGTGGTTGTTCCGAATGTGGTTGGATTGTATGAATGTTCGGGGGCCCAAAGCCATGATAACCGACCAAGATCGGGCAATGAAGGGTGCTATTGCCATTGTATTCCCTGAAACTCGTCACAGATATTGTTTATGGCATATAATGCGCAAACTTCCAGAGAAGTTAGGATCTCATGCGCAATTCAATGCGGGGTTGAAGACTGACCTTCAGACTGCATTATATGACTCACATACCAGCGGTGAATTTGAGGAGAGCTGGGGTCAAGTAATTGCGAAGTATGATCTCCACGGCAATAAATGGCTTCAATCCTTATATGAGGAAATGTCTTTTTGGGTTCCAGCTTACTTGAAAAGTGTATTCTGGGCTGGAATGAGCACAACACAAAGGTcggaaagcatgaatgcatttttcgaTGGGTATGTCCATTCCGGTACCACGTTGAAGGAATTCGTCGACCAATTTGATAATGCTCTTAGAAAGAAGGTGGAGTTAGAGACAATGACTGATTTCAATTCTAACAACCAAACTATTCCCTGCGTGTCCtattttaatattgagaagCAGTTTCAAAGGTTATATACAAATGCAAAGTTCAAAGAGGTACAAAAAGAGTTGCTGGGCCTAATGCGTTGTAATTGTTCGTCGGTAAGCACAGAAGGGTGCATTTTAAAATACCAAGTGTTGGATGAAATATCTACTGATGACCACATCAAAACCTTGGATTTCTGTGTTTACTATAACGAAGAGAAGGTGGAGGTCAAATGCACGTGTGCACTGTTTCAGATGAGGGGGATTCTATGTAGGCATGCACTTAGAGTTTGCcagttgaaaaagattaatgTGCTGCCAGATGTATATGTGTTGGATCGTTGGAGAAAGGACTTAAAGAGGACATATACATTAGTCAGAAGTAGTTATGATGACCAGCGGGACAGAGCAGATGCACGGAATTATGAGCGGGTGCTTAAAAGATGTTCAAAATTAGCCACCAAAATATCCTCTGATAATGAAAAAATCAGTGCTTTCTTGCGTGttgttgatgagtttgagaCAAAATGTGAAGGTTCAACACTAGAGTCGGCATATGAACAAATGAAGGCCAAAGCAAATGTCGTCCTGGATAAGGGTAAGAAGATACTAAGCCCCAACGTGGTTCAAGGGAAAGGGAGACCCCCAATTAAGAGGAAGGTTCCACCAGTCGAAAAGTTggcaacaaagagaaagaaaccgaTATGA